The genomic region CATTGACCCCACCCAGTCGTCCCCACTGACTGTAGGGTGCTTTTGGCGCCTGGGCCAGGTCGCCTTCGGCCAATTTTTGCTGGGTCTTTAGCGGATTTATCCGGAAGCCCCGCTCGGCCTGATCGTTAAAACTGGCCAAGAAGGCTGGCGCTTGGTCTCCCAGTAAATCCTGGTATTTATCGATAAAACTTTGTGGCAATGTCACCATTAACGATTAACTCCTTATTCTGACTGGGCATCTAAGCGAATTAAATCACGGGGATTAAGACCCAAAACCTTTAACAGGCCGAGGTAAGTGGACGTTTCAACTAGGGCAACCACTCCGATGGCTAGCCAGCCACCTGCCCAAAGATGCAACACTAACATACCTATACCCGCGCTGACAGTACCGGCCACGATTAACCGGAACAAGCCTTCAAACAGAGGGCCCAGGGCCATGAACTTGGTCAAACGGTAGAACATGTAAACCACCACGACTAATTCACTGACCAGGGTCGCCATCACGGCCCCCTGGGCACCCCAGTGGCTAATTAAACCGGGGTTTAGGGCGATGTTGACCAGCGCCCCTAAGACCGTAGCTACGGTGTAGTGCCGGACCTGACCAAAAGGAATCAGGTACTGGGTAGTGAGAGCCCCACTCCAACAAATTAGCAAAATAATCGGCGTTTCTAAAATCAACAGCGGAGTTACCGGCAGGAACTTCGTACCAAAAAAGAGTGGTACCAAGGTCGGCGCCGTGGTCGCGATGCCGATCATTAATAACAGGCTTAAGGCATTAATAAAACGAAATGACCCGGCCATGTAAGTCTTAATTTCCCGGTTCCGGTGCTGGGCAACGGCGTTAGCAATCCGGGGCATCAGGACGGTGGAAATCGAGGTCACCAGGGTCAGGGCAATCCGGACGATGCTGTCAGCCGAGGTAAAGTAGGCCACCGCCGTCACGCCTGCCAGCGCCCCTAACATAGTTTTATTAACGACCAGGTAAACCTGGGAGGCCACCTGAGGGATAAAGAGCACCAGGGCGGGCCAGAAATGGTGCCAAATTTTCAAACGACGACGCTTCACCCGCTGGAGCTGCCCCTTCAAAAAGGGTAAAAGGGACAGATTCCCGACCAGGGTCGAAAGGCTAATAATCAAGGTATAAGTCAAAACATCGCTGGCCCGACGCACAAAGACAAAGACCAGGACCAGGGTGGCCAGCTTGACTACGGTATTTCGCAGCGTCACCTTTTTAAAGTCTTCCAAGCCAGTGAAAAACCAGGAAAAATCAAAGCCCACGGCTAAGATATTAATACTTTGGGCCAGCATAATGGCCGGATATTGGTGGTAAACCAGCATAAAACCAGCAAAGGCCAAAAAGGCCACCAAACTAACCAGCAGCCGGAGACCAGTAATCTCGTAAAACTGCTGGGACCGGTCCCCGACTTGGTCACGGTGGGCGGCAATTTGATTGGTCCCGTATACCGCCAAACCTAGGTTAGCCGCTAGTACAAAGTAAGAAATGGTGGCATTGGTAAAGGAATAAATCCCTAATCCCTGAGGACCCAACACCCGACTAATATAGGGCATGGTCACCAGGGGCACCAGGATGGCCAAGAGTTGGTAGCCGGTATTATACAGATAATTTTTTAGTAATTTCACCGGGCTCCCTCAACAATAAAAATTACAATGACTAGCGTGTGCGCATCTTAGCACGCTTCAACCAAAACCAGGCCCACAGACCGGCCAACCAGTACTTGGGTTCCCACTGATTGAAAAAGCCCCGTCGGATTGACCGACTGCTAAGGGCCTGGATAAAGCGCTCGGTTAGTGCTTTTTGGCCGGGCAACTTTTGGTAATCACGCCAGAGCAGAAACCAGCGGCCACTAATGGTGTGGGTTAGCTGGCGCCTGGCCTTAGCGGTCATATCAGTCTGATAATGCTGGGCCTGGTCCATTAAATAGTCCAAGGCAGCCTGGCGCATGGCAATACTATCGGCACTGACCTCACCAGTGATGGCGCCAGGGCGCATCCGGCGGTAGTGGTAGCCACAGTAGTCCACCTTTTGCCGGCGTTGGGCCAGAGCCATGATAACGGGCACAATCGCTGTATCTTCAAAATTCAGACCGGCTGGAAAGTCTAACTGGTAGTCCTCAATAAATGACTGCCGATAAGCCTTGTTCCAGGCCACCTCACCAAAACGGCGTAAGTGTTGGTCAAAATGGGTAGTTTCGATGACTGCCTGGGTCGCGGTGTTAAAGCTTTGGTAATCAAAAACTAAAACATCCAGGTCCGGTTGGCTGACAATCACTTGCTGGAGCTGACCCAGCAAGCCGGGACTGAAATAGTCATCAGCATCCAAAAACAGGAGATAGTCCCCCTGGGCCTGTTGCATGCCAAAGTTACGACTGGCTGACAACCCACCGTGTTCATGCTGGTAAAAGCGCAAGCGATCATCGGTCTGAGCCAGTTTCTGGGCCAGTTGGGCCGACCCATCGCTAGATTGGTCATCGACTAAGATGGCTTCCCAGTCCGGCCAGTCCTGGTCGGTAATCGATTTTATGGCCGTTTCCAGGTAGTTTTTAACATTGTAAACCGGAACAATGATGGAAAATAGGGGCGAGCTCATAGGCGCAAATCCTCCGGTTGGGGCGTCCAAATATTATCATTGTGGAAGAGATAGCTATCATAGACACTGCTGCCGCCGTTATCGAAGTTACTGGCAAAGCGGAACATCCCATAGGCTGAAACCAGGGCCACGCCCAGGTAAATCAAAAGCCGGGACTGTAACCGGGCCTTGCGAGTCACCAGGTCAATCACAATCGCGTAGGTGAAGAGGAAGTAAAAGCCGTCGCGGACCATGATGGCCGAGTTGGCAAAGAGTGAATACAGGGGTAAGAGGAGCAAGAACAGCTTGACCATCGTATTAACCCGGCGATCCTGCCATTTAATCTTGTCCCAGTTGCAAATTAAGAGCAGGTCAATGAGCAGGAATTCAGCCAGGTGCAAGAAATTTGACACCAGGCTTGAATCCCCGTACAGATTGCCACTGGCAGCCTCGTCTAATTTCTGGCCGCCAGAACCACCAATCAGGTGGTTAGCAAAGGACAGGTACTGCAAAACGTTAACGTGTAGGAGGGTCAAAATATAGGTAGCGGAAAAAATCGCCGTGTAGATAATGACCCCTTTCTTACTGAGGCGGAGATAATTAACCAGATACACCGGCAGTAGAATCACCGCGGAAAAGTGGACCATGGCTGCAACCGTAACCAGCAGTAGATACGGGATTAGTTTTTTATGTATGATCAAGGGCACAGCCATCAAAAAGATGGCCACCGCTAGGGATTGGCGCATGTAAATAAAGGAAACATCCAGTAAATACTTATACATGACCATCACTGCTAGGATACCTAAGTTCGTGATGTAGGGCCGGGCCACAAAGTAGAGGGTCATCCAAAAAATCAGGGCGACCGCCAGGGTCAGGCCGTAAAAATTCAGGCCCAAACTCTTAATCAGGGCGTTAAAAAAGAGCCAGCCGCTATCGCTGCCAAACAGCCCCTGCTCCGACACTAACTTAATAAAGTGCAGGTTGGCTAAGTCCGGAGCGTTTTGAAAGTAGTAGGCATAGTTTTGGTAGTCATAACCGCCCAGATGATAACGGGTACCGGACAGGAAGACTAGCCAGAGAAAAAAGAAAAATAAAAAGAGGTCATTTAGCCGTTTTTGGCCAAACAAACCCGAGAAAAACATGGCCAGGGTCGCTACCCCAAAAGTCATAAAATAATAAAACAACGGGCCCCTCCCCTCTTTTTATCACTGACTATTGCTGATTACCGTACTTACGCCACCGCCAGGCCAGAAAATCAGCCGGTAGCGCTGTTAACCAACGTAACCAAGCCGCCACCGCCAGCTTAGTCCGTAAATTTTTCGGGACAAAGTGCTGGTAAACCTGGGCAGCCAAGGCGCTCTTAAGCCGGGTGGACAGCGGAAAAACTGACCCGGTCAAGGCCTGATAATAGGTTACCATACCACGCGGTGCCTTGAGGCGCTGTTGCCGCCCCTGCTGGGTCAAACCACCGGCCTGGTAGCCACCGACTACCAAGACCCCCTGTAAATCCAGGGTGTCATAGTGGCGGGCAATTGTCTGCCAGAGCCAACCTTCCGGAAAGAAGCGTTCTCCTTGAAATTCTGGCAGGGGCCAGGCCTTTAAGACCTCGGTACGGATGGTTTCGGCAAAGTCACCCCCAATGTGGTGGGCATAGCGGTAGTCTAATTCGGAACCCAAATAACGCGCCCTAGGAAAGTGGCCCAATAAATGGCCCTGGTCATCGGCCTGTTCAAAGGTTACCGTGGCTAACTTGGGGTCATCTAAGTAGGGTTGCCAGGCCGCTTCAATTTGCGCAATCCCGTTTTCAACCAAATAGTCATCACTGTCCACAATCACCGTAACCTGCCCCTGAATAAAGGGATGGGCATAGTTTAAGCCGGTATGCTTACCACCGTTTTCCTTGACATGGTAGTCGATACGAAAGGGTGGCTTTTTGGCCTGGAAGGCCGCCATCCGCTGGGCAGTATCATCAGTGCTACCATCATCAATCACCAGCCATTGAAAGTCGGTCTGGGTTTGCTGACAGAGGCTGTTAAAGAGCCGTTCTAGCAAATGTCCCCGGTTATAGGTCACCGTTAAAACTGTTACCATCTCAGCCTCCATAAATTGCCTGGAAACGGGCCACAAAGGCATCCAAATCATTGACGACGTTTGCATGCGCTGCGGCCGCCCGCCCCTTGCGGGCCCGGTAATCGTCATCGGAAAGCAGGGCAATCAGTTCCGTTACAATGGCCGCATCATCTTCACTGGCCAAGCCAACCTGGTCATTCACCAGGTTTTTGAGGCCCCCGACCGGAGTTGTCACGACTGGTAGACCTAGCAGTTCCATTTCTAAAACGGCAATCCCAAAGCCTTCGTAACGGGACAGGAGGGCCCCAACTTTAGCCGCTCGCAGATAAGGATAGGGATTGGCCTGGTAGCCCAACCGTTTCACGTTGTGGCCCAAGTCCATATCCTTAATTTGTTGATCCAAGGCCGCCGCCAGCGGTCCTTGACCAATTAAGGCCACCTGGATATCAGGCAACACTTCACGAACCTGAGCTAACAGGTTTAACAGGCGGTCAAGCCCCTTCTGGGGCACCAGTCGACCGACCACCACCACATCAAGCGACGCAACCGTAAAACGCTGGCTCTGCGCCAAAATCCAGGGGGTGTTGACCACGTTACCGACCACTTTTGCCCGACGGGCCAGCGCCCGGTGAAACCAGGCTTCATCAATCACAGCCTGCGAAACCACCACTACTTGATCGTAGGCCGGTAAGCTCAGCCAGTACAGGACCGACAAGGGACTGAGCTGTCGTAGACGGGGATCATTGTTGTGCAGGTGGGAAATCACCCGCCCACCATAGCGATGGATATAAGGCGCACTCACGGCCGTTGCCAGGCTAGCGGTAAAGTCATGGGCGTGGACAATATCGGGGTGGTAGCGCTTGACTACCGTCCGCAGTGACCGCACCGACAAGGAGTCAATGTTCAGATGCTCGATGCCGTGCTCGGCCAAAACTTCGTTAATTTCTCCGTCCGGGGAAACATAGACATGATGGTAGCCGGACACCAGACTGGCGATGTTAATCACCACGTTTTCAGCACCAGAATAGTTACCGGTGTTTAGGAAGTGAAAAACCTTTTGCATGCAAAACCTTCCTAATTTTCTTTCATCCCTTGGAAAATGGTTGCCATCTGTTGATCAATGGCGTGGTAGTCAAACTGCTGAGCAGCAGCCTGGGCCTGTTCACCCATGGCCTTGGCCCGCGGCAAAATCTTAGTCAGACCTGCTTCCAGACCAGCCAAGTCATTATCTCTAAAAGGATAGCCGGTTTGACCGGGGGTCATGTAATCGGCAATCCCCCGGACTTGGGCATACAGGAGGGGCAGCCCAGCGGCCATTGCCTCCATGCCTGCCACCATCAAACCCTCGTAACGGGATGGGAAGACCGCCACCTCGGCAAGGTGGTAAAGGTCTCCCACGTCAGTGCGGTACCCAAGCAAATGCACCCGCTGACTGAGACCTAGTTCATCAATTAATTGCACCAGGGCGGCCTGTTGGTCGCCAATCCCGACAATCAGATAGTGCAGGTCAGTCTGGTCACTGTTCGCCAGGGCCCGAATCACCAGCTGGTGGTTCTTGCGGCGGGACAACTCCCCCACTGAGATCAACACTCGCGTCTTTTCAGGTAATTGCAAGGACCGTCGCAGGGCCTGTAGTTTTTCGGCCGAGCGCGGCTTGGCAAAGGCCTGATAAGCAATACCTACACCAGGTACCTGAACCACTTCGCCAGCATGAAAGTGTTGCTGAGCTAACTGAGTATCCTCGTCATTGATGGTCACTAAGACCTTGGTCCAACGACTTAATAACTTTTCAATCGGATAGTATAGGCACCAATTCTGCCAGGGGCCACCCCGGTAGAATTGGAAACCATGGGCAAAATAAAGCACTGGTAGGCGGTAGTAGCGAGCTACCAACCGACTAAAAACACTGGCCAAGGCTGCCTGAGTATAGACAAAGTCAAAATCCCGACCCCGCATTAAGTCGCGCAGCTGCCGGATTGCTCGCAGGTTTTGTAAGGGACGGCCGACACCGCGACCAAAGTCAACCTGATGCCAGGAAACGTTTTTCTCTGTTAACTCGGCCTTTAAATCCTGGGCCTGATCCTGGGTAATGGTGCCGGGTTGGTCAAAGTTCGCCGCCACGGCCACCTGGTAGCCAGCTGCCTGCAGCAGGGCGATGTTTCGCATCGTAAACTGTAAAATCATCGACGCGGTCGAACTGACAATTAATACTTTGGCAGACATGTAAACCTCATCATCGACCACTTAGCTCTTAAAGATATTTTCGGCTTTCAGAACCGTGGTTACGGTCTGAACCAAAATTTTAAAATCAAAACCAAAGCTTACCTGGTGAGCATATTCAGCATCATAGGCAGCCTTTTGCCGGTCGGTAATGTTATTACGACCTGAAATCTGGGCTAGACCGGTAATCCCAGGACGAACCTGGTCAGCCCCAGAAGCTTTCCGTAGATCCAAAACAACCTGGTCAACGGCAGCCAAGGGACGTGGGCCCACAAAGCTCATGTCACCCTTTAAGACATTTAGTAGCTGAGGGAGTTCGTCAATCGAGAACTTCCGCAGGAACAGTCCCAAGGGTGTAATGTAATCCTTCATGTCGGCATACTTACGATTTGAGGTTTCCGGCGCATTTACTTTCATCGTCCTAAACTTATAGACCGTAAATACCCGCGAATAACGACCATAGCGTTGCTGCTTAAAGAGCACTGGGCCCGGTGAGGTCAACTTAACGGCTAGGGCGACCATTAGCAGTGGGATTAAACCCAGAATC from Leuconostocaceae bacterium ESL0723 harbors:
- a CDS encoding flippase, which encodes MKLLKNYLYNTGYQLLAILVPLVTMPYISRVLGPQGLGIYSFTNATISYFVLAANLGLAVYGTNQIAAHRDQVGDRSQQFYEITGLRLLVSLVAFLAFAGFMLVYHQYPAIMLAQSINILAVGFDFSWFFTGLEDFKKVTLRNTVVKLATLVLVFVFVRRASDVLTYTLIISLSTLVGNLSLLPFLKGQLQRVKRRRLKIWHHFWPALVLFIPQVASQVYLVVNKTMLGALAGVTAVAYFTSADSIVRIALTLVTSISTVLMPRIANAVAQHRNREIKTYMAGSFRFINALSLLLMIGIATTAPTLVPLFFGTKFLPVTPLLILETPIILLICWSGALTTQYLIPFGQVRHYTVATVLGALVNIALNPGLISHWGAQGAVMATLVSELVVVVYMFYRLTKFMALGPLFEGLFRLIVAGTVSAGIGMLVLHLWAGGWLAIGVVALVETSTYLGLLKVLGLNPRDLIRLDAQSE
- a CDS encoding glycosyltransferase family 2 protein, producing the protein MSSPLFSIIVPVYNVKNYLETAIKSITDQDWPDWEAILVDDQSSDGSAQLAQKLAQTDDRLRFYQHEHGGLSASRNFGMQQAQGDYLLFLDADDYFSPGLLGQLQQVIVSQPDLDVLVFDYQSFNTATQAVIETTHFDQHLRRFGEVAWNKAYRQSFIEDYQLDFPAGLNFEDTAIVPVIMALAQRRQKVDYCGYHYRRMRPGAITGEVSADSIAMRQAALDYLMDQAQHYQTDMTAKARRQLTHTISGRWFLLWRDYQKLPGQKALTERFIQALSSRSIRRGFFNQWEPKYWLAGLWAWFWLKRAKMRTR
- a CDS encoding EpsG family protein, whose amino-acid sequence is MFYYFMTFGVATLAMFFSGLFGQKRLNDLFLFFFFLWLVFLSGTRYHLGGYDYQNYAYYFQNAPDLANLHFIKLVSEQGLFGSDSGWLFFNALIKSLGLNFYGLTLAVALIFWMTLYFVARPYITNLGILAVMVMYKYLLDVSFIYMRQSLAVAIFLMAVPLIIHKKLIPYLLLVTVAAMVHFSAVILLPVYLVNYLRLSKKGVIIYTAIFSATYILTLLHVNVLQYLSFANHLIGGSGGQKLDEAASGNLYGDSSLVSNFLHLAEFLLIDLLLICNWDKIKWQDRRVNTMVKLFLLLLPLYSLFANSAIMVRDGFYFLFTYAIVIDLVTRKARLQSRLLIYLGVALVSAYGMFRFASNFDNGGSSVYDSYLFHNDNIWTPQPEDLRL
- a CDS encoding glycosyltransferase family A protein; this encodes MVTVLTVTYNRGHLLERLFNSLCQQTQTDFQWLVIDDGSTDDTAQRMAAFQAKKPPFRIDYHVKENGGKHTGLNYAHPFIQGQVTVIVDSDDYLVENGIAQIEAAWQPYLDDPKLATVTFEQADDQGHLLGHFPRARYLGSELDYRYAHHIGGDFAETIRTEVLKAWPLPEFQGERFFPEGWLWQTIARHYDTLDLQGVLVVGGYQAGGLTQQGRQQRLKAPRGMVTYYQALTGSVFPLSTRLKSALAAQVYQHFVPKNLRTKLAVAAWLRWLTALPADFLAWRWRKYGNQQ
- a CDS encoding glycosyltransferase: MQKVFHFLNTGNYSGAENVVINIASLVSGYHHVYVSPDGEINEVLAEHGIEHLNIDSLSVRSLRTVVKRYHPDIVHAHDFTASLATAVSAPYIHRYGGRVISHLHNNDPRLRQLSPLSVLYWLSLPAYDQVVVVSQAVIDEAWFHRALARRAKVVGNVVNTPWILAQSQRFTVASLDVVVVGRLVPQKGLDRLLNLLAQVREVLPDIQVALIGQGPLAAALDQQIKDMDLGHNVKRLGYQANPYPYLRAAKVGALLSRYEGFGIAVLEMELLGLPVVTTPVGGLKNLVNDQVGLASEDDAAIVTELIALLSDDDYRARKGRAAAAHANVVNDLDAFVARFQAIYGG
- a CDS encoding glycosyltransferase → MSAKVLIVSSTASMILQFTMRNIALLQAAGYQVAVAANFDQPGTITQDQAQDLKAELTEKNVSWHQVDFGRGVGRPLQNLRAIRQLRDLMRGRDFDFVYTQAALASVFSRLVARYYRLPVLYFAHGFQFYRGGPWQNWCLYYPIEKLLSRWTKVLVTINDEDTQLAQQHFHAGEVVQVPGVGIAYQAFAKPRSAEKLQALRRSLQLPEKTRVLISVGELSRRKNHQLVIRALANSDQTDLHYLIVGIGDQQAALVQLIDELGLSQRVHLLGYRTDVGDLYHLAEVAVFPSRYEGLMVAGMEAMAAGLPLLYAQVRGIADYMTPGQTGYPFRDNDLAGLEAGLTKILPRAKAMGEQAQAAAQQFDYHAIDQQMATIFQGMKEN
- a CDS encoding sugar transferase; amino-acid sequence: MTNFIANICHRQVGPVSANYGLLQPRNQRGRSHVIYDNYVKRSIDFTVALITLILGLIPLLMVALAVKLTSPGPVLFKQQRYGRYSRVFTVYKFRTMKVNAPETSNRKYADMKDYITPLGLFLRKFSIDELPQLLNVLKGDMSFVGPRPLAAVDQVVLDLRKASGADQVRPGITGLAQISGRNNITDRQKAAYDAEYAHQVSFGFDFKILVQTVTTVLKAENIFKS